Proteins encoded within one genomic window of Psilocybe cubensis strain MGC-MH-2018 chromosome 2, whole genome shotgun sequence:
- a CDS encoding putative endo-beta-1,4-glucanase D encodes MAQCRLARLPMYHNTKLTGIGKVYMAAVSDATSAVGSSASWFKVAEMGMPSNNPVYWGTEVLNDNCGHFTFTVPKDIAPGNYLVRAEVIALHVASSVGGAQFYMSCYQINVSGSGSAKPPTVKFPGAYSATDPGILINIYEPLSTYAIPGPTPYGTTVPAIAATPWPTTATWNTASQPKTVPTVVPGSSTSKPTSTGGGGASSTATPTPPPTLRLHLHRQLLAERLPSTVNAEE; translated from the exons ATGGCCCAGTGCAGGTTAGCTCGTCTACCCATGTATCACAACACGAAACTGACGGGTATTGGAAAGGTCTACATGGCTGCTGTTTCCGATGCGACATCTGCTGTTGGATCAAGTGCAAGCTGGTTCAAAGTTGCTGAGATGGGAATGCCCTCAAACAACCCCGTATACTGGGGAACCGAAGTTCTGAAT GATAACTGTGGACACTTTACATTCACCGTTCCCAAGGACATTGCTCCCGGAAACTACTTGGTCCGCGCTGAAGTCATTG CTCTTCACGTCGCCAGCTCCGTCGGCGGTGCCCAGTTCTACATGTCATGCTACCAAATTAACGTCTCGGGATCTGGATCAGCCAAGCCCCCCACCGTCAAGTTCCCCGGTGCATACAGCGCAACCGACCCCGGAATTCTCATCAACATCTATGAACCTCTCAGCACTTACGCAA TTCCCGGACCAACCCCGTACGGAACCACCGTTCCAGCGATTGCCGCTACTCCCTGGCCCACGACCGCGACATGGAACACTGCCAGCCAGCCCAAGACAGTCCCAACTGTCGTTCCAGGATCGTCTACTTCCAAGCCAACGAGCactggtggaggaggtgccAGCAGCACGGCGACTCCTA CACCACCGCCCACTCTTCGACTGCATCTCCATCGCCAACTTCTGGCGGAACGGTTGCCCTCTACGGTCAATGCGGAGGAGTAa